One Brachyspira hampsonii genomic window, TTATATTCATTTTTAATATTTGCTTTATTTTTTGCATTGCTATATGAACCAATAAGACCTTTTTACAATACCAAGTCTTTTATAATTTATAATGTATTATTAATTTTATCTGTTTTTACTTTATACTTTATAAGAGCTGATTATAAAGCTGGAGTAATAACAAAAGCAATATATATAATATTTCCTATACTAGCATTATTATTTAATATATTAGTATTAGGGACAAGTATATACAGAGTAATTATTTCTGAAGTTAAAATAAATTACATTTCTATTGCTGTCCTTAATATAATAATAGCTGTTAATTTAGTATATATTATAATACAAAATATAAAGTCTATAATAAAGATATTTAAAAATAATATTAATATAAATGAGGCAGTGATTGGAAATAATAAAATATATAGTTTCATTTATATTTATGGTATCTACTCATTTATTTTTTCTTTTATAGCTCCTATAATAATTAAATTTTTATAAAAAATATATAAATTCTACAAACTTTACTTTTATAATGATTTTTTGTATAATAATACTATGAAAGATTTGGATAGATTAAAACAAATATTAAATGAACCTGTTACCATTGAAAATTTAAATAGAATTAATGATTATTTTATACGCTATTTATTTTCACATACTGGTAATGAAAATATAGCTTTAAACTTTATTAATGCCGTATTTAAAGATTTAAACTTTGAAACTTTCAAGAAAATAGAAATACTTAATCCATTTAACATAGCGGATAACTATGACGAAAAAGAGTCTATAGTTGACATCAAAGCTACTACAGAAACAGGTATAACTGTTTTAATAGAAATACAAGCCAGAGGAAATGAAGATTTTATAAAAAGAGCTTTGTATTACTGGGCTTATAATTATAGTTCTAGTTTAAATAGAGGGGCTTTTTA contains:
- a CDS encoding Rpn family recombination-promoting nuclease/putative transposase, which codes for MKDLDRLKQILNEPVTIENLNRINDYFIRYLFSHTGNENIALNFINAVFKDLNFETFKKIEILNPFNIADNYDEKESIVDIKATTETGITVLIEIQARGNEDFIKRALYYWAYNYSSSLNRGAFYDELKPTVSINITNFILTDEDKVHSCYVLKELNNNKILVALMSTMSLAR